Proteins from a single region of Candidatus Babeliales bacterium:
- a CDS encoding FkbM family methyltransferase, whose amino-acid sequence MANPVYIMLNFYILLSFFLFIPKNFLANSDIINMRINLAISCRDCEYIPKVPNAGKIVSIDNTLFQVMHNGIYVLYGAYHGQWMSKIIQALRGHHEPQEEKVFYEVLKTMPNSATMIELGSSWSYYSMWFHKFVLNAKNYMIEPNFEKLDIGKKHFYFNNMQGSFFNAFLGKSSDKNAIFVDWDNKQYQIPRICIDDFVEENDIEFIHILHSDIQGAEYDMLLGSKQTILNNKIGYVFISTHGDCHDKCLNFLTKTNFHIIAEHSCQESYSVDGLIVARHKNYQGLNFVEISKKK is encoded by the coding sequence ATGGCTAATCCGGTATACATAATGCTTAATTTTTATATTTTGTTATCCTTTTTTTTATTTATTCCAAAAAATTTTCTTGCTAATTCAGATATAATAAATATGCGAATAAATCTTGCTATTAGTTGCCGTGATTGCGAATATATACCTAAGGTGCCAAATGCTGGTAAAATAGTAAGTATAGATAATACTTTATTTCAAGTTATGCATAATGGCATATATGTTCTTTATGGAGCATATCATGGCCAATGGATGAGTAAAATTATTCAGGCACTGAGAGGGCATCATGAACCTCAAGAAGAAAAAGTCTTTTATGAAGTTTTAAAAACTATGCCTAATTCGGCTACAATGATTGAATTAGGAAGTTCTTGGTCTTATTATTCTATGTGGTTTCATAAATTTGTACTTAATGCTAAAAATTATATGATTGAACCGAATTTTGAAAAATTAGATATTGGTAAAAAGCATTTTTATTTTAATAATATGCAAGGAAGCTTTTTTAATGCGTTTTTAGGTAAGAGTTCAGATAAAAATGCTATTTTTGTTGATTGGGATAATAAGCAATATCAAATTCCTAGAATATGTATTGATGATTTTGTAGAAGAAAACGATATAGAGTTTATACATATTTTGCATAGCGATATTCAGGGAGCAGAATATGACATGCTATTGGGTTCCAAACAAACTATTTTAAATAACAAAATAGGGTATGTATTTATTTCGACTCATGGGGATTGTCATGATAAATGTCTAAATTTTTTGACCAAAACAAATTTTCATATAATCGCTGAACATTCTTGTCAGGAAAGTTATTCTGTAGATGGTTTAATTGTTGCTCGACATAAAAACTATCAAGGTCTAAACTTTGTTGAAATTAGCAAAAAAAAGTAA
- a CDS encoding NAD-dependent epimerase/dehydratase family protein gives MKHWVLFIINFLYIFNTEAFFLTSKQNDHINALIFSHDPMLLETDSSYAQQYFFNAAFKFPLLLQYAEKHTLPVIFLCPTQFDNVGPLDKNAYTTEGARVALAWASAYIRFRNSDIRIILMPTEKKSLIQLPHLVNPSLNKIIHQTNVPEINVENRMFFLNDLVYENENSYNFQNIIERFSLESDNSKVLKVIPKNKQSENLKRVAITGGAGFIGSHLVKKLLDLNYYVIALDSFLCCNKENIKPLLKYKNFEFHEIDVTQPYDIEGNLDAIIHLASVPSPQYYYKLPFETLATGLHGTKNALDLALRKNARFVFASSSEVYGDPEISPQTEDYPGNANPWGMRSQYDQSKRGGETLCKWYFDNYGLDIRIARIFNTYGPGMNLHDGRVVTNFIAAALDRKPMVIYGSGNQTRSFSFITNTIEQLLILLENNEIAKAQLIQERVFNIGNDEEFTINEVAIKLNKIIEKYLGYLVSINHIEQIDPTDPKKRKPCLNRIKKLGFNSTITLSQGLEEMFIFFGK, from the coding sequence ATGAAGCATTGGGTATTATTTATTATTAACTTTTTGTATATTTTTAATACTGAAGCATTTTTTTTAACTTCTAAACAAAATGACCATATAAATGCTTTAATTTTCTCTCATGATCCAATGTTGCTCGAGACCGATAGCTCTTATGCTCAGCAATATTTTTTTAATGCGGCATTTAAGTTTCCTTTATTATTACAATATGCGGAAAAACATACATTACCAGTTATTTTTTTATGTCCTACACAATTTGATAATGTAGGCCCTTTAGACAAAAATGCATACACTACTGAAGGAGCTCGTGTTGCATTAGCGTGGGCAAGTGCATACATACGATTTAGAAATAGTGATATACGCATTATTCTAATGCCAACAGAAAAAAAATCATTAATACAATTACCTCACCTAGTTAATCCTAGTTTAAATAAGATTATTCATCAGACTAATGTTCCTGAAATTAATGTGGAAAATCGGATGTTTTTTTTGAATGATTTGGTTTATGAAAATGAAAATAGCTATAATTTTCAAAATATCATTGAACGATTCTCACTGGAATCTGATAACTCCAAAGTATTAAAAGTGATACCCAAAAATAAACAATCGGAAAACTTAAAACGAGTAGCCATTACTGGCGGCGCAGGATTTATTGGTAGTCATTTAGTAAAAAAGCTCTTGGACTTAAATTATTATGTAATTGCCCTAGATTCTTTCTTATGCTGCAACAAAGAAAATATTAAGCCTTTGCTAAAATATAAAAATTTTGAATTTCATGAGATTGATGTTACGCAACCCTATGATATTGAAGGGAATCTTGATGCCATAATTCATTTAGCATCAGTTCCGAGCCCACAATATTATTATAAACTCCCTTTTGAAACATTAGCAACGGGGCTTCATGGAACAAAAAACGCATTAGATCTTGCGTTAAGAAAAAATGCTCGATTTGTCTTTGCCTCTTCATCAGAAGTATATGGTGACCCAGAAATAAGTCCACAAACAGAAGATTATCCTGGCAATGCTAATCCATGGGGCATGAGATCACAATATGATCAATCGAAAAGAGGCGGTGAAACATTATGCAAATGGTATTTTGATAATTATGGCTTAGATATTAGAATTGCACGAATATTTAATACTTATGGTCCTGGAATGAATTTACATGATGGCCGTGTTGTTACCAATTTTATTGCCGCTGCATTGGATCGTAAACCAATGGTGATTTATGGAAGCGGCAATCAAACACGAAGTTTTTCTTTTATAACTAATACAATAGAGCAATTATTAATTCTTTTGGAAAACAATGAAATTGCAAAAGCACAGCTCATTCAAGAACGAGTCTTTAATATTGGTAACGATGAAGAATTTACAATTAATGAAGTGGCAATAAAATTAAATAAAATTATAGAAAAATATTTAGGATATTTAGTATCAATTAATCATATTGAGCAAATAGATCCTACTGATCCAAAAAAAAGGAAACCATGCTTGAATAGAATTAAAAAACTTGGTTTTAATTCTACCATTACATTGAGTCAGGGTCTTGAAGAAATGTTTATATTTTTTGGAAAGTAG